One genomic window of Deinococcus deserti VCD115 includes the following:
- a CDS encoding RidA family protein has product MNSDSRTSGAQPPAGPAASARRPFSLTRKAAGLLFISGQVGLDPQTQQLVPGGFASEFAQMMTNLTGILEAHQLSLADLVSVNVYLTTPDDYTRLNELYLAAFADPLPTRTTVIVQALPLGASVEIQGTAALGGAETA; this is encoded by the coding sequence ATGAATTCAGATTCCCGGACGTCCGGCGCCCAACCCCCGGCAGGTCCTGCAGCCTCCGCCCGCCGACCTTTCTCGCTGACCCGGAAGGCCGCCGGGCTCCTGTTTATTTCTGGGCAGGTGGGCCTTGACCCTCAGACGCAGCAGCTTGTGCCCGGCGGCTTCGCCTCAGAATTCGCGCAGATGATGACAAATCTCACAGGCATCCTCGAGGCGCACCAGCTCAGCCTTGCGGACCTGGTCAGCGTGAATGTCTACCTGACGACCCCTGACGATTACACCAGACTGAATGAGCTGTACCTCGCGGCGTTTGCCGATCCTCTCCCGACCCGCACGACCGTCATTGTGCAGGCGCTTCCCCTGGGGGCCAGTGTCGAGATTCAGGGCACGGCTGCCCTGGGTGGCGCGGAGACTGCATGA
- a CDS encoding DUF4397 domain-containing protein: protein MRNLTTLKAFTVSALLTASTLFVNASAAPVFFHNDAGASGIVDIYVDGTLVFDDIAPDNAMMFPQELASGRHEVIVTPYNRAPGVQDVLRTTIEIEHASSYHLTLGNTSAVYLDELTGELTQAPWTGEPWLSLDTGLN from the coding sequence ATGCGTAACCTCACCACACTGAAAGCTTTCACTGTCTCCGCTCTGCTCACCGCCAGCACCCTGTTCGTCAATGCGTCCGCGGCTCCAGTGTTCTTCCACAATGATGCTGGTGCCAGTGGCATCGTGGACATTTATGTAGACGGCACCCTGGTGTTCGACGATATTGCTCCGGACAACGCCATGATGTTCCCGCAAGAGCTGGCCAGCGGCCGGCACGAAGTGATCGTTACGCCGTACAACCGGGCTCCTGGAGTACAGGACGTGCTGCGCACCACCATTGAAATCGAGCACGCAAGCTCGTACCACCTGACGCTGGGGAACACCTCCGCTGTTTACCTGGACGAGCTTACCGGTGAGCTCACCCAGGCGCCCTGGACCGGAGAGCCCTGGCTCAGCCTGGATACCGGCCTCAACTGA
- a CDS encoding response regulator transcription factor encodes MKTILIVEDNPGVRDMVREYLQEHGYRVRVASNGHEGLLEVRHHRPDLVLLDMMMPGMDGLEFLRRFRAAEHAPVVFLTARDAELDKVLGLELGADDYVTKPFSMAELLARVRAHLRRGNEAPPSAFVRAGELEMDAASRTFLVQGSRVDLTRSEFELMAAFLRAPGRVFSRLELLEQLQEEALGAERTIDVHVRNLRAKIEPEPGKPRFIETVFGMGYRLNPDLTP; translated from the coding sequence ATGAAGACCATCCTGATCGTGGAAGATAACCCTGGGGTCCGGGATATGGTCCGCGAGTACCTCCAGGAGCACGGGTACCGGGTCCGGGTGGCGTCCAACGGCCACGAGGGCCTGCTTGAAGTGCGCCATCACCGGCCTGACCTGGTGCTGCTGGACATGATGATGCCCGGCATGGACGGCCTGGAATTCCTCCGGCGTTTCCGCGCTGCTGAGCATGCTCCTGTAGTTTTTCTGACGGCCCGTGACGCTGAACTCGACAAGGTGCTGGGCCTGGAACTCGGTGCCGACGATTACGTCACGAAGCCGTTCTCGATGGCTGAGCTCCTGGCCCGCGTGCGCGCACACCTGCGCCGCGGCAACGAAGCGCCGCCCTCAGCGTTTGTCCGGGCCGGCGAACTGGAAATGGACGCGGCGTCCAGAACCTTCCTGGTACAGGGCAGCCGGGTCGATCTGACCCGTTCCGAGTTTGAATTGATGGCAGCATTCCTCCGGGCTCCCGGACGGGTCTTCTCGCGGCTGGAACTGCTGGAACAGCTTCAGGAAGAAGCTCTGGGTGCGGAACGCACCATCGACGTGCATGTCCGGAACCTGCGCGCGAAAATTGAGCCGGAACCGGGCAAGCCGAGGTTCATTGAAACGGTGTTCGGCATGGGATACCGCCTGAATCCAGACCTGACGCCATGA
- a CDS encoding sensor histidine kinase: MKRPYWRTLAWRLTLAFVLVSAAALGTVGFISSVYTRSEFSALLGAQAQESLTAQVQAYVQANGTVSGFRPSEPHPRNGDRAGPPPRTPGVSRSSWLVLDEQRRAVFSTPNVPRGTRVPRPQGTPVTVGNRVVAYLIPSGMRPRPDRRGEDFLSRTAQAIGWSMLGATVLAVVMGLLVSRTLLRPLSELRRGIRALQRGDAPIAHQSTRTDEFGEVLHAFGEMHQDVVRSQQARRQLTADIAHDLNTPLAVISGTLEAILDGTFKPTSERLKRLHQETQHVSQLVNDLRFLSLADAGELHMNHKLAEVEPFIRGAVATFEEMARQGDVTLETHLKVAGVRASVDVVRITQVLQNLLSNALAHTSAGGRVVVTAEVAGQSLTVSVKDTGDGIQPEHLPHVFNRLYRADQARSGGGSGLGLSICKTIVEAHGGDIRITSAVGSGTTVTFTLPLPPALS, translated from the coding sequence ATGAAGCGTCCCTACTGGCGAACCCTGGCCTGGCGGCTGACACTGGCGTTTGTGCTGGTCAGCGCGGCCGCGCTGGGCACCGTCGGTTTCATTTCCTCGGTCTACACGCGCTCGGAGTTCAGTGCCCTGCTGGGCGCACAGGCGCAGGAAAGCCTGACGGCGCAGGTTCAGGCCTACGTGCAGGCCAACGGAACAGTGAGCGGCTTCCGGCCATCCGAGCCGCACCCAAGAAATGGCGACCGAGCCGGCCCTCCCCCACGCACCCCCGGTGTTTCCCGCAGTTCCTGGCTGGTGCTGGACGAGCAGCGACGCGCCGTCTTTTCGACACCAAACGTTCCTCGGGGCACCCGGGTACCCCGGCCGCAAGGCACCCCGGTCACGGTTGGAAACAGGGTCGTGGCCTACCTGATTCCTTCGGGCATGCGGCCCCGTCCGGATAGGCGCGGGGAGGACTTTCTGTCGCGGACTGCCCAGGCCATCGGCTGGTCTATGCTCGGGGCAACCGTGCTGGCCGTCGTGATGGGCCTGCTGGTGTCGAGAACCCTGCTCAGGCCCCTGAGTGAACTGCGCCGGGGCATTCGCGCCTTGCAGCGTGGCGACGCGCCCATAGCACATCAGAGCACCCGCACAGACGAGTTTGGCGAGGTGCTGCATGCATTCGGAGAAATGCACCAGGACGTGGTCCGCAGCCAGCAGGCCCGGCGGCAGCTCACAGCCGATATTGCCCACGACCTCAATACGCCTCTGGCCGTGATTTCCGGAACATTGGAAGCTATTCTCGATGGCACCTTCAAACCCACTTCTGAACGTCTCAAACGCCTGCACCAGGAAACCCAGCACGTCTCGCAACTGGTCAACGACCTGCGGTTTCTGTCGCTGGCAGACGCAGGGGAGCTCCACATGAACCACAAGCTGGCGGAGGTCGAGCCGTTCATCCGGGGTGCCGTCGCGACCTTTGAGGAGATGGCCCGGCAGGGGGACGTAACACTCGAAACGCATCTGAAGGTTGCGGGGGTCAGGGCTTCCGTTGATGTCGTCCGCATCACGCAGGTGCTTCAGAACCTCCTGAGTAATGCTCTGGCACATACGTCAGCCGGTGGGCGGGTGGTGGTCACCGCAGAGGTGGCTGGCCAGAGCCTGACCGTGAGTGTGAAGGACACGGGCGACGGCATCCAACCAGAGCATCTGCCGCATGTGTTTAACCGACTGTACCGGGCAGATCAGGCCCGCTCCGGCGGCGGAAGTGGTCTGGGCCTCAGTATCTGTAAGACGATCGTCGAAGCACACGGGGGTGATATCAGGATCACCAGTGCGGTTGGCAGCGGCACGACCGTGACGTTCACCCTGCCGCTGCCGCCTGCCCTGTCCTGA
- a CDS encoding threonine ammonia-lyase produces MNFQELSLSTLRDVHARLKPGVLRTPVWRWQTGAIPEQLTPETEVWLKLELFQKTGTFKLRGALNTIQALDAPARARGVTAVSAGNHAIAVAYAAREAGVSAKVVMLQHSSPARVQACEALGADVHLAPDVHQAFEWVQSIQTQEGRTMIHPFDGPLTSQGTAGVGLEFMDQVPHLDAVIVPVGGGGLISGVAAAVKQLQPQCQVYGVEPLGADSLSQSLSAGEPVRLERVTTIADSLGAPFALRYSFDVCRAFVDEVVRVSDDELCRAMFYLFRDMKLVTEPATAAGTAALLGPLKARLSGKRVGIVACGANVDVVSFHAFVTRGQLLLES; encoded by the coding sequence ATGAACTTTCAGGAACTGAGTCTGTCAACCTTGAGGGATGTGCACGCACGTCTGAAACCGGGAGTACTGCGCACGCCCGTGTGGCGCTGGCAGACTGGCGCAATCCCCGAGCAGTTGACCCCCGAAACGGAGGTCTGGTTGAAGCTGGAGCTGTTTCAGAAAACGGGCACCTTCAAGCTGCGTGGAGCGCTGAACACCATTCAGGCATTGGATGCGCCGGCCCGGGCGCGGGGGGTCACGGCGGTCAGTGCGGGTAATCATGCTATTGCCGTGGCGTACGCGGCCCGGGAAGCGGGGGTGAGTGCCAAAGTGGTGATGCTCCAGCATTCCAGTCCTGCCCGTGTTCAGGCGTGCGAAGCCCTGGGCGCCGACGTGCACCTCGCCCCGGACGTGCATCAGGCGTTCGAGTGGGTGCAGTCCATCCAGACGCAGGAAGGCCGCACCATGATTCACCCGTTTGACGGGCCGCTGACCTCGCAGGGCACCGCGGGCGTTGGACTCGAGTTTATGGATCAGGTGCCGCACCTGGACGCGGTGATTGTGCCTGTGGGAGGCGGGGGGCTGATCTCTGGGGTGGCAGCGGCGGTAAAGCAGCTCCAGCCGCAGTGTCAGGTGTACGGCGTCGAACCGCTAGGCGCGGACTCGCTGTCCCAGAGTCTGAGCGCAGGTGAACCGGTGCGCCTGGAGCGCGTAACAACGATCGCGGACAGCCTGGGGGCGCCGTTTGCGCTGCGTTATTCGTTTGACGTGTGCCGCGCCTTTGTGGATGAGGTGGTGAGGGTGTCGGACGATGAGCTTTGCCGGGCGATGTTCTACCTGTTCCGTGACATGAAGCTGGTGACAGAACCCGCGACGGCGGCGGGAACAGCGGCGCTGCTTGGTCCGCTGAAAGCGCGCCTGAGCGGCAAACGGGTGGGGATCGTGGCGTGCGGTGCGAACGTTGACGTCGTGTCGTTCCATGCTTTTGTAACGCGCGGGCAGCTGCTCCTGGAATCCTGA
- a CDS encoding intradiol ring-cleavage dioxygenase produces the protein MTNRRVLPYPADDHDHHDDFNDLGLTADLDMLARAVVDRRRILALGGAGIATLIGGSLGLTSAAARTTATCVPVIPFETAGPYPADGSAASGQTQNVLSRSGIVRSDLRTSLGTKNQAQGVPLTLKMTLVNVNSGCAPLAGYAVYAWHCTANGEYSMYSRNVVGEDYLRGVQATSKDGTLTFQTIYPGCYDGRWPHIHFEVFPTLASATSARNKIQTSQLALPESASRAVYATPGHGPSLSNLGRLSLDRDMVFRDGYAAQMASVTGTPARGYIASLTVGLAR, from the coding sequence ATGACAAACCGCCGCGTTCTGCCGTACCCAGCTGACGACCACGACCACCACGACGACTTCAATGATCTCGGCCTGACTGCCGACCTCGATATGCTGGCCCGGGCAGTGGTCGACCGCCGCCGCATTCTGGCCCTCGGCGGCGCTGGTATCGCCACTTTGATTGGTGGAAGTCTGGGTCTGACCAGTGCCGCGGCACGCACCACTGCTACCTGCGTGCCGGTCATTCCTTTCGAAACGGCGGGGCCGTATCCCGCCGACGGCAGCGCGGCCTCCGGCCAGACTCAGAATGTGCTGTCCCGCAGCGGCATCGTCCGCTCGGACCTGCGTACCAGTCTCGGAACGAAAAACCAAGCTCAAGGGGTGCCCCTCACCCTGAAAATGACCCTCGTCAACGTGAACAGCGGCTGTGCGCCGCTGGCAGGCTATGCGGTGTACGCCTGGCACTGCACCGCAAACGGCGAATACAGCATGTACAGCCGCAACGTGGTCGGGGAGGATTACCTGCGGGGCGTACAGGCCACCAGCAAGGACGGCACGCTGACATTCCAGACCATCTACCCCGGCTGCTACGACGGACGCTGGCCACATATACATTTCGAGGTGTTCCCGACACTCGCCTCTGCGACGTCCGCGCGAAACAAGATTCAGACGTCGCAGCTCGCCCTGCCGGAAAGTGCGTCGCGCGCGGTATACGCCACCCCGGGGCATGGTCCCAGTTTAAGCAATCTGGGTCGGCTGTCACTGGACCGCGACATGGTGTTTCGTGACGGCTACGCCGCCCAGATGGCCTCTGTGACCGGCACGCCTGCCAGGGGCTACATAGCCAGCCTCACTGTTGGTCTCGCCCGGTAA
- a CDS encoding M24 family metallopeptidase, translating into MAETLGTLKAAIRPGETPAELDALAGSVFRRHGAQSAPRMTCHAPVNVFISVNDHIVHGLPTQRPLTAGDVVSIDVTPFVDGSVADAAVTVSVPPASPAVMMLIECTETAFHPGMAAAKTGRPVHVIGQAAENEVKR; encoded by the coding sequence GTGGCTGAGACGCTCGGCACCCTGAAGGCGGCCATTCGTCCGGGCGAGACCCCTGCTGAGCTTGATGCCCTCGCGGGATCGGTGTTTCGCCGGCATGGGGCCCAGTCTGCCCCACGCATGACATGCCACGCCCCGGTCAACGTCTTCATCAGCGTGAATGACCACATTGTTCACGGCCTTCCGACGCAACGCCCGCTGACTGCGGGAGACGTGGTGAGCATTGATGTCACGCCTTTTGTCGATGGCTCCGTCGCCGACGCTGCGGTGACGGTGTCGGTTCCCCCGGCATCTCCTGCCGTGATGATGTTGATTGAATGCACTGAGACTGCGTTTCATCCCGGGATGGCTGCAGCGAAGACTGGGCGCCCGGTTCATGTGATTGGTCAGGCTGCCGAAAATGAGGTGAAGCGCTGA
- a CDS encoding DUF3060 domain-containing protein, which yields MKSLLLMGLMVTGLAAAQTQGSATIRENGRSYTINCSGNNDVISVRGNHNAISLTGICENLVVYGNGNSISGGTLLKVWLRGNDNAVSAPQRTSTPVISNTGKNNRYSIGAVTSVSVKKVEK from the coding sequence ATGAAGTCACTCCTTCTTATGGGCCTGATGGTCACTGGTCTCGCCGCCGCACAAACGCAGGGCAGTGCCACCATTCGTGAGAACGGACGCAGCTACACCATCAACTGCTCCGGCAACAACGATGTCATCTCCGTACGCGGAAACCACAACGCCATCTCGCTGACAGGAATCTGCGAGAACCTCGTGGTATACGGCAACGGGAACAGCATTTCGGGGGGCACGCTGCTGAAAGTCTGGCTGAGAGGCAACGACAACGCCGTCTCCGCCCCACAGCGAACCTCAACGCCCGTCATCAGCAATACTGGGAAAAACAACCGCTACTCGATTGGAGCCGTGACGTCTGTGTCCGTCAAAAAGGTCGAGAAGTAA